The following are encoded in a window of Jeotgalibacillus aurantiacus genomic DNA:
- a CDS encoding circularly permuted type 2 ATP-grasp protein — translation MFKPYQSNHFFDEMLEQDGTTRSHYQGFHSIMNQFTEEELREKHETAQLSFLRQGITFTVYSDNVGTERTMPFDFIPIIMPPETWNMIEKGMKQRVEALNIFLEDIYNDGAIIRDGVIPRELIEQNPNYFKKEIGGVKIPLHNHIFLAGIDLIRDQQGTYRVLEDNLRNPSGMSYVYQNRYVMRQVYPEFFNRHSIHSLEHQLSNMHEAVLDHCPVNCEHPPRAVLLTPGMYNSAYYDHLFLAQQMGIELVEGRDLHVRDDVVYMKTIRGMQRVDIIYRRIDDDFLDPKVFRKDSALGVPGLLEAYRKGNVAILNGIGNGVADDKAMYAFVPEMIRYYLNEEPIIPNVDTYFMRNIEQRKWALENLDQLVVKNVGASGGYDMLIGPHATNEEIARFKKKIEEEPHQYIAQPTIQLSRAPSFQDGRFYPCHVDLRVFVMRGKQTHVLPGGLSRVALKEGSLVVNSSQGGGGKDTWVLKKGDEQYAQQSR, via the coding sequence ATGTTCAAACCGTATCAGTCAAATCATTTTTTTGATGAAATGTTAGAACAGGATGGTACAACGCGCAGCCATTATCAGGGATTTCACTCCATCATGAATCAATTTACGGAAGAGGAACTCCGTGAGAAACATGAAACGGCCCAGTTAAGCTTTCTGCGTCAAGGGATTACCTTTACGGTTTACAGCGACAATGTCGGAACGGAACGGACGATGCCGTTTGATTTTATTCCGATCATTATGCCGCCTGAGACGTGGAACATGATTGAAAAGGGTATGAAGCAGCGGGTAGAGGCTTTGAATATTTTTTTAGAAGATATTTATAACGATGGTGCGATTATCCGGGATGGGGTCATACCGCGTGAATTGATCGAACAAAACCCGAATTATTTTAAAAAGGAAATCGGCGGGGTGAAAATTCCGCTTCATAATCATATTTTTCTTGCCGGTATTGATTTAATCCGTGATCAGCAAGGAACATACAGAGTGCTTGAAGATAATCTGCGTAACCCTTCCGGCATGTCTTATGTTTATCAGAATCGCTACGTAATGAGACAGGTGTATCCTGAATTTTTCAATCGACATAGTATTCATTCGCTTGAGCACCAGTTGTCCAACATGCATGAAGCTGTCCTTGATCACTGCCCGGTGAATTGCGAACATCCTCCAAGAGCAGTTCTTCTGACACCTGGTATGTATAACTCTGCATACTATGACCACTTGTTTCTTGCCCAGCAGATGGGGATTGAGCTTGTTGAAGGTCGGGATCTTCATGTGAGGGACGACGTGGTGTATATGAAGACGATCCGCGGCATGCAGCGTGTCGATATCATTTACCGCCGGATTGATGATGATTTCCTTGATCCGAAAGTGTTCAGAAAAGATTCAGCGCTTGGAGTGCCAGGCCTGCTGGAAGCTTACCGCAAAGGGAATGTTGCGATCCTGAATGGGATTGGAAACGGGGTAGCGGACGACAAAGCCATGTATGCCTTTGTTCCGGAAATGATCCGTTATTATTTAAATGAAGAACCGATTATTCCAAATGTTGATACGTATTTTATGAGAAACATTGAGCAGCGGAAATGGGCGCTTGAGAATCTTGATCAGCTTGTTGTGAAAAACGTGGGGGCATCCGGTGGTTATGATATGCTGATCGGACCGCATGCAACGAATGAAGAGATCGCCCGTTTTAAGAAAAAAATTGAAGAAGAACCACATCAGTATATCGCCCAGCCAACGATTCAGCTTTCACGCGCCCCATCTTTCCAGGACGGCCGTTTTTATCCTTGCCATGTTGACCTTCGTGTATTTGTCATGAGAGGAAAGCAGACGCATGTGCTTCCGGGTGGATTGTCGCGTGTAGCACTGAAGGAAGGATCTCTTGTCGTGAACTCCTCTCAGGGTGGCGGCGGGAAGGATACGTGGGTGCTTAAGAAAGGGGATGAACAGTATGCTCAGCAGAGTCGCTGA
- a CDS encoding SE1832 family protein, producing MTNSDISNRIAELKMEYIRAQDDLEKLESVGRDVTSAEKRLTAIEEELSELRKLED from the coding sequence ATGACTAATTCTGATATAAGTAACCGGATTGCTGAGTTGAAAATGGAATATATCCGGGCGCAGGATGATCTTGAAAAACTTGAGTCTGTGGGCCGTGATGTAACTTCTGCAGAAAAAAGGTTAACAGCCATTGAAGAAGAGCTTTCTGAATTAAGAAAGCTGGAGGATTAA
- a CDS encoding cation:proton antiporter — MTLPFQEPVLVFGLAVLIFLISPFIMSKLRIPGIIGPILAGVIVGPSGIGLLERGETIQLLGSVGLLFIIFIAGLELDIDGFKKYRTRSIGFGLMSFFIPMVFGTALALYLDFSLSAAILLGSIVGSHTLLAYPIASRLGIAKNKAVTTAIGGTLMTDTFAMLILAGVVGLAGGDTSAEFWMRLIISTVIFALIVMVGAPLMAKWFFRNSSNDGQMEFNFVLTVMFVAGALALLAGLEPIIGAFLAGLALNRYIYDHGTLMNRIRFTGNALFIPFFLLSVGMLMDVSVLFSSAEAWVMLAVVLGSVLIGKSIASMITSKIYGYNRNENLVIIGLTIPQAAATLAATLVGFDLGLLNVATVNAVIVMILLTCIAGPYFTEKFGRKLAETEEMGEASVQDDRPERILIPVANPKTTNTLLDLSFVVRKAKASEEPIYPLSVVQRDVKSVENAVAGAEKMLTQAIGYAAGAEIPARSLIKVDRNPGRGIERAVAEERITTVIAGWNGQKSTKTKLFGSVIDNFLDHTNERAMIVKLGHPLNTTDRIVLLIPNGSDRKPGFTDAIRIVKGMASLLNTVLEVLIIRDQTEPYEKILSSIKPDVNTYIHRLKSWQELYNQPVESLRKNDLVIVMSARKGTIAWHPELDQLPGRLAVANPESFIIFYPTETGETDVRGARGTDVPKEVLLRRDYD; from the coding sequence ATGACTCTTCCATTTCAGGAGCCCGTTCTTGTCTTTGGACTGGCTGTTTTAATCTTTCTTATTTCACCATTTATTATGAGTAAGCTGAGGATTCCGGGAATTATTGGACCCATCCTCGCCGGCGTCATTGTCGGTCCAAGCGGAATCGGCCTGCTTGAAAGAGGAGAAACCATTCAGCTACTCGGTTCTGTTGGATTACTCTTTATCATTTTCATTGCCGGTCTTGAACTCGATATTGACGGGTTTAAAAAGTACAGGACGCGAAGTATTGGCTTCGGCCTGATGTCCTTTTTCATTCCGATGGTTTTCGGGACCGCACTTGCCCTGTACCTTGATTTCAGTCTGAGTGCTGCGATTCTATTAGGATCCATTGTCGGTTCCCATACACTGCTCGCCTACCCGATTGCTTCAAGACTTGGTATTGCCAAAAACAAAGCGGTCACAACAGCTATTGGCGGAACGCTGATGACGGATACATTCGCCATGCTGATCCTAGCCGGAGTCGTTGGTCTTGCAGGCGGAGATACGAGCGCTGAGTTCTGGATGAGGCTGATCATTTCCACGGTCATTTTCGCGTTGATTGTTATGGTTGGTGCGCCACTGATGGCAAAATGGTTCTTCCGCAACTCCAGCAACGACGGACAAATGGAATTTAACTTCGTCTTAACAGTCATGTTTGTCGCCGGTGCTCTTGCGCTTCTTGCCGGACTGGAACCAATCATCGGGGCCTTCCTCGCAGGTCTTGCCCTGAACCGCTACATTTACGATCACGGTACTTTAATGAACCGGATCCGTTTTACAGGAAATGCCTTATTCATCCCGTTCTTCCTGTTATCGGTCGGGATGCTGATGGATGTATCTGTGCTATTTTCAAGTGCAGAAGCCTGGGTGATGCTTGCAGTCGTATTGGGTTCTGTTTTAATCGGTAAATCGATCGCAAGTATGATCACAAGTAAGATCTACGGTTACAACCGTAACGAAAATCTCGTGATCATCGGCCTGACCATTCCACAGGCAGCTGCCACACTTGCTGCCACACTTGTTGGATTCGACCTCGGCCTGCTGAATGTTGCAACAGTGAACGCCGTGATCGTCATGATTTTATTAACGTGTATTGCCGGCCCTTATTTCACTGAAAAATTCGGTCGGAAGCTAGCAGAAACGGAGGAAATGGGTGAGGCTTCTGTTCAGGATGACCGTCCGGAACGGATCCTGATCCCTGTTGCCAATCCGAAAACAACGAACACACTGCTTGATCTGAGCTTTGTCGTGAGAAAAGCAAAAGCGTCCGAAGAACCGATCTATCCACTCAGTGTCGTACAGCGTGATGTTAAATCGGTCGAAAACGCAGTTGCCGGTGCTGAAAAAATGCTCACTCAAGCCATCGGTTATGCAGCCGGTGCTGAAATTCCTGCCCGCTCACTGATTAAAGTGGACCGGAATCCCGGAAGAGGTATTGAGCGTGCCGTAGCAGAGGAACGTATCACAACCGTGATCGCCGGATGGAACGGCCAGAAATCAACCAAGACGAAGCTGTTTGGAAGCGTCATTGATAACTTTCTTGACCATACGAACGAGCGCGCCATGATCGTCAAGCTTGGTCATCCGCTTAATACAACCGATCGAATCGTACTGTTAATCCCGAATGGCTCAGACCGTAAACCAGGTTTCACGGATGCGATCAGAATCGTAAAAGGGATGGCATCTTTATTAAATACAGTGCTTGAAGTCTTGATCATCCGTGACCAGACTGAACCTTATGAAAAGATCCTGAGCTCTATTAAGCCGGATGTGAACACTTATATTCACCGCCTGAAATCCTGGCAGGAACTGTACAACCAGCCTGTCGAATCGTTACGCAAAAATGACCTCGTCATCGTCATGAGCGCACGAAAAGGAACGATCGCCTGGCACCCAGAGCTCGATCAACTCCCAGGCCGTCTTGCTGTGGCCAATCCGGAAAGCTTTATTATCTTTTATCCGACAGAAACCGGAGAAACCGATGTACGCGGCGCCCGCGGGACAGATGTTCCAAAAGAGGTACTGCTGAGAAGGGATTATGATTGA
- a CDS encoding MATE family efflux transporter, translating to MKQQSARLGTEKISSLMVRFSIPAFIGMFVMAFYNIADTFFIARGVGTSGVAALSIAFPLQLIITAFAAAIGIGGSSIISRRLGENRLGEANKIFGNVIWLVGFLSVLMVVAALAFLEPILITFGATADILPYASEYMSIILYGAIFQAFAMSMNNVVRSEGNAKMAMLTMIISAGLNIILDPIFIFALDMGMAGAAIATVISQAVGAVWIYLYFRAGKSSLEFKWIGLLPDWRIVKEIAQIGSATFVRQTAGSLMFIAVNWMLVIYGGESAVAIFGIINRIMMFAIMPMFGIVQGMQPIIGFNYGAKLYHRVSDTLKLGIAVSTVLAIMVWVVTMLFPGVLMSVFSTDPEVIRGGEEAMRFIFLIVPIIGFQMVTGGLYQALGKAKISFILSMARQLIFLIPLVLILPTFFGLTGVWLAFPIADLLAFILSMYFVMRDRKELFQKTPGSVKMREAGVNG from the coding sequence ATGAAACAGCAAAGTGCAAGACTCGGAACTGAGAAAATTTCTTCGTTAATGGTCAGGTTCTCGATTCCGGCATTTATCGGAATGTTTGTGATGGCTTTTTATAATATTGCCGATACGTTTTTTATTGCAAGGGGTGTGGGGACTTCCGGAGTTGCCGCGCTGTCGATTGCTTTTCCACTTCAGCTGATCATCACCGCTTTTGCTGCGGCAATCGGGATTGGCGGTTCTTCCATTATTTCAAGAAGGCTAGGCGAAAACAGGCTGGGTGAGGCGAATAAAATTTTCGGGAATGTGATCTGGCTGGTCGGGTTCCTGAGTGTGTTAATGGTCGTTGCCGCACTTGCTTTCCTTGAACCGATTCTGATTACGTTCGGGGCAACGGCTGACATTCTTCCGTATGCGTCTGAATATATGTCGATCATTTTGTACGGCGCGATTTTTCAGGCATTTGCGATGTCGATGAATAATGTGGTCCGCTCGGAAGGTAATGCAAAGATGGCGATGCTGACCATGATTATTTCAGCAGGACTCAATATTATTCTCGACCCGATTTTTATCTTTGCACTTGATATGGGCATGGCCGGTGCTGCCATTGCGACGGTTATTTCTCAGGCAGTCGGTGCGGTCTGGATTTATCTGTACTTCCGTGCTGGGAAAAGCTCTCTTGAGTTTAAGTGGATTGGCCTGCTTCCGGACTGGCGGATTGTGAAGGAGATTGCGCAGATCGGATCTGCTACATTTGTCAGGCAGACTGCCGGGAGCTTAATGTTTATCGCGGTGAACTGGATGCTCGTCATTTACGGCGGTGAATCAGCGGTTGCGATCTTCGGAATTATCAACCGGATTATGATGTTTGCGATCATGCCGATGTTTGGCATTGTTCAGGGAATGCAGCCGATTATTGGATTTAACTATGGGGCGAAGCTGTATCACCGTGTCAGTGATACGCTAAAGTTAGGGATTGCTGTATCAACCGTCCTTGCCATTATGGTATGGGTGGTCACGATGCTGTTCCCGGGTGTGCTGATGAGTGTATTCTCAACAGATCCTGAAGTGATCAGAGGTGGGGAGGAAGCGATGCGTTTTATCTTCCTGATTGTACCGATTATCGGATTTCAGATGGTAACAGGCGGCTTGTATCAGGCACTGGGTAAAGCTAAAATATCGTTCATCCTTTCAATGGCGAGACAGCTTATTTTCCTGATCCCCCTTGTGCTGATTCTGCCAACCTTTTTCGGATTAACAGGTGTATGGCTTGCGTTTCCGATTGCGGACCTGCTCGCATTCATATTATCCATGTATTTCGTGATGCGCGACCGGAAAGAGTTATTTCAGAAGACGCCGGGTTCAGTGAAAATGAGGGAAGCTGGCGTGAATGGATAA
- a CDS encoding MarR family winged helix-turn-helix transcriptional regulator, with the protein MTEKLYNTAGRWLSTVHRYSYIFLSKTFHDYGINQGQIKFLMMLFEKEGLTQEAMAREFTIDKATVARAIQKLEGEGYVRREPHESDRRSNRVYLTEKAKALESTVKKELDHWTETLSNGFSEQEQLVAIDLLKRMAENAIERVERMEGGKEHETAKCKTRN; encoded by the coding sequence ATGACAGAAAAACTTTACAATACAGCTGGCCGCTGGCTTTCAACGGTCCACCGGTACAGCTATATTTTTTTGAGTAAAACATTTCATGATTACGGGATTAATCAGGGGCAAATTAAGTTTCTGATGATGTTGTTTGAGAAAGAGGGGCTGACGCAGGAAGCGATGGCCAGGGAATTTACAATTGATAAGGCAACGGTTGCCCGCGCGATTCAAAAGCTTGAGGGTGAAGGCTATGTTAGACGCGAACCTCATGAATCGGACAGAAGATCAAATCGCGTCTATTTGACAGAGAAGGCAAAAGCTCTAGAGTCCACCGTGAAAAAAGAGCTTGATCACTGGACAGAGACATTATCAAACGGATTCAGTGAACAGGAGCAATTAGTCGCGATTGATTTACTCAAACGGATGGCTGAAAACGCGATTGAGCGTGTAGAGCGAATGGAAGGAGGAAAAGAACATGAAACAGCAAAGTGCAAGACTCGGAACTGA
- a CDS encoding ABC-F family ATP-binding cassette domain-containing protein, with product MSLLTVSKLGHSFGDRTLFKDVSFRLLAGEHIGLVGANGVGKSTLMNILTGELIHDEGKVEWLPGTHFGYLDQHTKLESGRTMRDTLRDAYLPLFKKEEELNEITGKMADATPEELETLLEDMAEIQDALDAGDFYTLDIKIEEVARGLGLDAIGLDRDVSALSGGQRTKVLLAKLLLEKPKVLLLDEPTNYLDVEHIRWLSMYLKDYPHAFILISHDTNFMNDVTDIILHLEFAKMNRYTATYEKFVELAELHKNQHLQAYEKQQDFIKKQEEFIAKNKARYSTTGRAKSRQKQLDRIERIDRPETAVKPTFEFKESRGSSRYVIEAENLEIGYDQPLLPKLNVTIERGEKIAVVGCNGVGKSTLLKTIMGKLEPLGGKVVHGDFLFPSYFEQEMKAKNITPIEDVWTEFPGMDQHQVRAALARCGLKNEHISRPMNQLSGGEQAKVRLCKLMMHESNWLLFDEPTNHLDITAKEELKKAMKAYKGTIVLVCHEPDFYEDWATTTWNVEEWSEKVNA from the coding sequence ATGAGTTTATTAACAGTAAGCAAGCTTGGTCATTCATTTGGTGACCGTACGCTTTTTAAAGACGTGTCGTTTCGGCTTTTAGCTGGTGAACATATTGGATTGGTCGGTGCAAACGGAGTGGGGAAATCCACTCTTATGAATATTTTGACTGGAGAGCTGATTCACGATGAAGGAAAAGTAGAATGGCTCCCTGGCACACATTTTGGTTATCTGGATCAGCACACGAAACTCGAATCCGGACGTACGATGAGGGATACACTTCGCGATGCGTATCTTCCTTTATTTAAAAAAGAGGAAGAACTGAATGAAATCACCGGTAAAATGGCTGATGCCACACCGGAAGAGCTGGAGACGCTGCTTGAGGATATGGCGGAAATTCAGGACGCGCTGGATGCAGGAGATTTTTATACGCTGGATATTAAAATCGAAGAGGTTGCGCGCGGTCTGGGTCTCGATGCCATCGGACTTGACCGCGACGTATCAGCATTGAGCGGTGGTCAGCGTACGAAGGTGCTTTTGGCTAAGCTATTGCTTGAAAAGCCAAAGGTGCTCTTACTGGATGAGCCGACAAACTACCTTGATGTTGAGCATATCCGCTGGTTATCGATGTATCTGAAGGACTATCCGCACGCATTTATTTTAATCTCGCACGATACAAACTTCATGAATGATGTAACAGACATCATTCTGCATCTCGAATTTGCTAAAATGAACCGCTACACTGCCACATATGAAAAATTTGTAGAGCTTGCGGAACTGCATAAAAATCAGCACCTGCAGGCTTATGAGAAACAGCAGGATTTTATTAAGAAGCAGGAAGAGTTTATTGCGAAAAACAAAGCGCGCTATTCCACAACAGGACGTGCGAAAAGCCGTCAGAAGCAGCTTGACCGGATTGAGCGTATTGATCGCCCTGAAACTGCTGTGAAGCCAACGTTTGAATTTAAAGAGTCACGCGGAAGCAGCCGCTATGTCATCGAGGCTGAAAATCTGGAGATCGGCTACGACCAGCCGCTTCTGCCAAAGCTGAATGTCACGATTGAGCGTGGAGAGAAGATTGCCGTAGTCGGATGTAACGGCGTTGGAAAATCAACACTATTGAAAACGATTATGGGTAAACTTGAGCCGCTTGGCGGAAAAGTTGTCCACGGTGACTTCCTTTTCCCTTCTTATTTTGAACAGGAAATGAAAGCAAAAAACATCACGCCGATCGAAGACGTCTGGACTGAATTCCCGGGTATGGATCAGCATCAGGTACGCGCTGCACTCGCACGCTGCGGACTGAAAAATGAACACATCTCCCGCCCGATGAACCAGCTGAGCGGTGGCGAACAGGCGAAAGTCCGCCTGTGCAAACTGATGATGCACGAGAGTAACTGGCTGCTATTCGACGAGCCAACCAACCACCTCGACATCACAGCAAAAGAAGAATTAAAAAAAGCGATGAAAGCCTATAAAGGAACCATCGTCCTCGTCTGCCACGAGCCCGACTTCTACGAAGACTGGGCAACCACCACATGGAACGTGGAAGAGTGGAGCGAAAAAGTAAACGCATAA
- a CDS encoding GGDEF domain-containing protein, whose amino-acid sequence MVESEYRLALILSLFFVIALFLLSYQHFKVRGGRAFAIMTILISILSITSIAELLANNLTDKLFWRNIQQIPLYFVPITLFYIMSAFLKRDPKKTIRLVTLFSVFASVYVLLILTDPVHQLMRHDVYLVETGELMRVGVDATELNRLFSSGLTLLTFYLALTMLFKSIQARRSTKVQHWLIFTAIVLPLIHGIGTIFMDAFDNTPYAVSFSGGALALFYGLFRYRLMEIWPAASHLLYEHLNDGILVTDGNGEIIQVNQRMKRYLTPFITDMKQASSGDEIMRYFSRDHTLNRMLDAGERASEQIESDDHHHLTVEKLPIIERNDKLGYLWIVKDITDQFLKEEFLWKKATEDSLTGLYNRQFFFEQVEEKIASAELDQYCLLLLDIDFFKKVNDQYGHFTGDRVLEGFAELMRTTAGSEGFAGRIGGEEFAVFIPDAAASSGGRIGDHIMKEMREKPFEDEKGRIFYCTVSIGGVVTNSISNIDQLYQMCDRNLYESKNNGRDRMTLEFKEAKKVVDKKA is encoded by the coding sequence ATGGTCGAATCCGAGTACAGACTCGCTTTAATATTATCACTGTTTTTCGTTATTGCTCTCTTTCTGCTGTCTTATCAGCATTTTAAAGTAAGGGGTGGCCGGGCATTTGCCATAATGACGATCCTGATTTCAATTTTATCGATCACCTCTATCGCTGAATTGTTAGCAAATAACTTAACCGATAAGCTCTTCTGGAGGAATATACAGCAAATTCCCCTTTATTTTGTTCCGATTACGCTATTTTATATTATGTCAGCATTTCTGAAACGGGACCCTAAAAAAACAATCAGGCTTGTAACGCTATTTTCTGTTTTTGCTTCAGTTTACGTTCTGTTGATTTTAACAGATCCTGTCCATCAGTTGATGAGACACGATGTGTACTTAGTTGAAACTGGAGAACTGATGAGGGTTGGTGTAGATGCTACTGAGCTGAACAGATTATTCTCATCCGGTTTGACGCTGCTTACTTTTTATCTTGCCTTAACCATGCTGTTTAAATCTATACAGGCGAGAAGATCGACAAAGGTTCAGCACTGGCTGATTTTTACTGCAATTGTTCTCCCGTTGATTCATGGAATTGGAACGATTTTTATGGATGCGTTTGATAATACACCATATGCAGTCTCTTTTTCAGGTGGTGCACTTGCCTTATTTTATGGGCTCTTTCGTTACCGGCTGATGGAAATCTGGCCGGCTGCAAGTCATCTTCTTTATGAACACTTGAATGATGGAATATTAGTGACTGACGGAAATGGTGAAATTATTCAAGTGAATCAGCGGATGAAAAGATATCTTACGCCTTTTATAACGGATATGAAACAAGCCTCTTCAGGTGATGAAATCATGAGATATTTCAGCCGTGATCATACGCTGAACAGGATGCTGGATGCTGGAGAACGGGCTTCGGAACAAATTGAGTCTGATGATCATCACCATCTGACAGTAGAGAAGCTTCCGATCATTGAGCGAAATGACAAGCTTGGATATCTTTGGATTGTTAAAGATATTACAGATCAGTTTTTGAAGGAAGAATTTTTATGGAAAAAAGCAACAGAAGATTCTTTGACCGGACTTTATAACCGCCAGTTCTTTTTTGAACAGGTGGAGGAAAAGATCGCATCAGCTGAATTAGACCAATATTGTCTCCTCCTGCTGGATATCGATTTTTTCAAAAAGGTAAATGATCAGTATGGTCATTTTACCGGGGACCGTGTTCTTGAGGGCTTTGCGGAATTGATGAGAACAACTGCCGGATCGGAAGGATTTGCCGGAAGGATTGGCGGAGAAGAGTTTGCCGTATTTATTCCGGATGCTGCAGCGTCTTCTGGTGGCCGGATCGGGGATCACATTATGAAAGAAATGCGGGAGAAGCCGTTTGAGGATGAAAAGGGGCGGATTTTTTATTGTACGGTTAGTATTGGTGGAGTGGTGACAAATTCGATATCGAATATTGATCAGCTTTATCAGATGTGTGACCGGAATTTGTATGAGTCTAAGAACAATGGGCGTGACCGGATGACGCTGGAGTTTAAGGAAGCGAAGAAGGTAGTGGATAAGAAAGCTTAA
- the proC gene encoding pyrroline-5-carboxylate reductase — MNQTIGFIGCGKMAQAMIGGMIRSNTISATNILASALTHETRAKVSNLFGIEVTDSNKEVAERADVLFLGVAPNLHKAVLTEVTDSLKAHTLVITMAAGLTTEDTVSFAGKPLKVIRTMPNTPSLAGEGMTAISVNGLVEDHELKQVQDLFHSFGKTEVISEELMDSIPAISGSSPAYVYMMIEAMADGGVRQGLKRDQAYRLAAQAVLGAAKMVLETGKHPGELKDQVTSPGGATVAAVETLERGRFRGAVLEAMESCTARVIELGKDK, encoded by the coding sequence GTGAATCAGACAATTGGTTTTATCGGTTGCGGTAAAATGGCTCAGGCAATGATTGGCGGGATGATCAGATCCAACACGATATCCGCAACAAATATTTTAGCAAGTGCTCTTACGCATGAAACGCGTGCGAAAGTATCGAATTTATTTGGCATAGAAGTCACGGATTCTAATAAAGAGGTAGCAGAAAGAGCAGATGTACTGTTTTTAGGGGTTGCGCCTAACCTTCACAAAGCCGTTCTGACAGAAGTAACAGACAGTTTAAAAGCACATACGCTAGTCATTACAATGGCAGCAGGGTTAACAACGGAGGATACTGTTTCATTTGCAGGCAAACCTTTAAAAGTAATCCGGACGATGCCAAACACGCCGTCACTTGCCGGTGAAGGAATGACAGCTATCAGTGTGAACGGACTTGTTGAAGATCATGAACTGAAGCAGGTACAGGATTTATTTCATTCGTTTGGTAAAACGGAAGTGATCTCTGAAGAATTGATGGACTCCATCCCTGCAATCAGCGGTTCATCTCCGGCCTATGTGTATATGATGATTGAAGCGATGGCTGATGGAGGGGTGCGTCAGGGATTAAAGCGCGATCAGGCGTATCGTTTAGCTGCACAGGCAGTCCTCGGTGCAGCCAAAATGGTCCTTGAAACCGGAAAGCATCCGGGTGAATTAAAGGATCAGGTAACATCACCAGGTGGAGCAACCGTTGCAGCAGTCGAAACGCTGGAAAGAGGAAGGTTCAGAGGTGCTGTACTCGAAGCAATGGAAAGCTGTACAGCGAGGGTAATCGAGTTGGGAAAAGATAAATAA
- a CDS encoding ArsR/SmtB family transcription factor has translation MLAQDAISIEKASAALKLMGDKTRLTMLRILADHDCCVCEFVEIFQMSQPSVSQHVRKMKDIGMIKEQRRGQWIVYSLNEQFEGYSIIQSVLAQLPDQDHHLDELIQKGKRVSCN, from the coding sequence ATGCTTGCACAGGATGCAATTTCGATCGAAAAGGCTTCGGCCGCTTTAAAACTGATGGGTGATAAAACCCGATTAACGATGCTGCGAATCCTGGCTGATCATGATTGCTGCGTATGTGAGTTCGTTGAAATCTTTCAAATGAGTCAGCCTTCTGTCAGTCAGCATGTGCGCAAAATGAAAGATATCGGAATGATTAAGGAACAGCGACGGGGTCAGTGGATTGTTTATTCGCTGAATGAGCAATTTGAAGGCTATTCCATCATTCAAAGTGTTTTAGCACAGCTTCCTGATCAGGATCATCATTTAGATGAATTGATTCAAAAAGGAAAACGTGTATCCTGTAACTAA